The uncultured Cohaesibacter sp. region CTCTTTTCGCTGGTCGTCGCCCTTGGGGTGCAGTCGGTTTCAACCTGGAGCCCGAGGCTGGCGACCATGTTGCGCACGGCTTATTTCATGCCCGTCGCCGCGACATTGGTCGCCATGGCGACAGTGTTCCAGATGTTGCTTCACCCCAGCCTCGGCTTGATCAATCAGTTGATCGGGCTGGTGGGCATTCCGGGCCAGTCATGGCTCTCCGATCGCGGGCTGGTGCTCTATACGCTGGCCGCCATCGGCATATGGGAGACCATCGGCTATAATATGGTGCTGTTTCTGGCCGGGCTCACGGCCATTCCATCCCAGCTTTATGACGCAGCAGAAATCGACGGAGCCAACAATTGGTGGGATCGCTTCTGGACCGTCACATGGCCCATGTTGGGCCCCACCACCCTATTTGTTCTGGTGGTAACGGCGACCCGCTCCTTCCGCGTCTTTGAAACCGTGGCGACGCTCACCCAGGGCGGACCGGCCTATGCCTCCGACACGCTGGTCTATGCGATGTATCGCGAGGGTTTCGTCTATTTCAAGGCGGGATATTCCAGCGCCATCACTGTGGTCTTCTTTGTGGCCGTGCTCATTCTGACGCTGACCCAGGTAAGGATCGTTGAAAAGAAGGTGCATTACCGATGATCGCTGCCCGATACCTTTCCCGCGCCGTAAGCCTTGGTCTTCTGCTCTTGGGGGCAGCCATCATCCTGCTGCCTTTCTTCTGGATGATCTCCCTTTCCCTAAAGCCGGCCGACGAAATTTTTCAGGACAGCATCCAGCTGCTGCCCAGCCATTTTGAATGGAACAACTATGTGGTGGCCTTTACCAAGATGCCCCTCTGGCGCTTTCTCATCAATGGCATCATCGTCTGCGGCGGCATTCTGATCCTGCAAATTCTGATTGCTGTGCCCTGCGCCTATGCGCTCACCCAGCGGGACTTTCGCGGCAAGGCGATTGTCATGGGAATGGTGTTGGCCGGATTGCTGGTGCCCTATCATGTGACAGCCATTCCCCTGTTTCTGGGGCTGTCACAATTGCGCCTGCTGGATAGCTATGCAGCCCTGATTCTGCCCTTTATCGCCTCGGTGTTTGGCATTTTCCTGTTTCGGCAGTTTTTCGCAACCATTCCCAAGGATCTCATCGATGCCGCTCGGGTGGATGGCTTGAGCGAAATGTCGATCGTCTGGCGCATCGCCTTTCCGCTCGCATGGCCTGCGGCCACGGCTTTTGCTGTCTTCTCAGTGGTCGCCCATTGGAATGATCTCTTTTGGCCGCTTATCGCCGTATCCAGTCCGGAATTGGCGACGCCGCCGCGCGGCATTCTGTTTTTCCGTGATGTGGAAGCGGGCTCAAGCTTCGGGCCTCTGATGGCGGCCACCGCCATTGTCACCGCGCCGCTGGTGCTCGTCTTCCTTATGGCCCAGCGCGCCTTCATTCAGGGGCTCACGATGACCGGCCTTAAAGGGTAGGGCGACGGGCTCCGCACTCTTGCTTTCTTCGTGGGGCCGGTTCTTGGGCGCGCGAAGGAGCCGAACAAGAAAGAAAAACGGCGTAAAGGCAAACAAACGCCAGACAAGCATGACTTGAGGGCAACCAGCTTTTTCCCTCAACCCGAAAAATTATTGCGTATCTTGGATAGGAAACGTCACTATGAAAAAACTACTCATTGCCTCTCTTGCTGCTGGCCTGTTTGCCACGGCTGCGGCAAAAGCTGAAGACATCACCCTGCGTGTGCATTATGCCAACCCGACATTGTGGACCGAAGTCCAGCAGAAGCTGGCCGATGGTTTCATGGCAAAGAATCCGGACATCAAGATCCAGTATGACAGCCCGGCAGAAACCTATGCCGATGGCGTCCAGCGTCTGCTGCGCGAATCCGTTGCTGGCAACCTGCCGGACGTGGCCTTTGTGGGCCTTAATCGCTGGCGTATTCTGGAATCCCGTGAACTGGCCCAGCCGCTTGATGGGTTGATTGGTGATGAAGCTGCTTTTGAGAAAGATGGCTACACCCGCGCTCTGCGTTCTCTGGGGCAATATAAGGGCAAGCAGTGGGCTCTGGCGGCCTCCGCATCCACGCTGGTCATGTATGTGAACCCCGATCTGGTCGAAAAGGCTGGTGTGTCTCTGGATGCATTCCCGCAGGACTTTGATGGTCTGATCGATCTGGCTGGCAAGATCAATGCTTTGGGCGACACGATTGACGGTGCCTGGATTGCCGCGCATGACTGGCGCTTCCAGTCGGTGCTGGGCTCCTATGGTGGGCGCCCGATGAATGAAGACGAAACCAAAATCACCTTCGACAGCGAAGCAGGCGTCAAGGCTGCTGAATTCTATGGTCGTCTCGCCAAGGAAGCCGGCATGAAGAGCTATTCCGGCAATGATGCGCGTCAGGCTTTCGTTGCTGGCACGCTGGGCATCTATATCGATAGCTCCTCTTATCTTACGCGCATGGTCGAAGGGGCCGGTGATCGCTTTGACGTCACGCTGTTGCCTTTCATTACGGCGGCCAAGGACAAAAGCTCCATTTACTTCCCGACCGGAGGCTCCGCAGTGGTCATGCTGACCGATGATGAAAAACGCCAGCAGGCAGCGTGGAGATATATGCGCTATGTAACGGGTCCGGATGCGGCCAAGATCATCGTTGAAAATACCGGCTATGCACCCACCAATGCCATCGTTCTGCAGGACGACACCTATCTTGGCGACTTCTATGCAAAGAACCAGAATGCCAAACGGGCGCACGCTCAGGTGTCTGCCTTTGCAGGTCCCTGGTATTCCTATCCGGGGTCTGAAGGTGTGGCCGTGACCGATATGATCGCCGCAGGCCTTGTGGATGTGATCGACGGGGCAGACGCGGAAAAGACCATCAAACAGGTCGCCAGCGATGTGAGTGCAAAGCTCGGCTTCGAATAAGCAGTCTTTGTCCTTTTCCGATTTGGAGCGCGCTTTATAGATCCGGCGTTTTCACTCGTCCTCTCCATCGCAAAAGTGCGCTCCCTTTAAAAAGAACCCCTCTCGTCAGCAGCCTTGCTTATGGGAGGGGTTTTGTCGTCTGTATGGCCGTTGGTCAGAGCCGGGTTTTCCGTCCACGCGTTTGGGGGGGGGGGGCTTTCCGTGTCTATCAGAAATACATGCCTTCTTTGTTTCGACTGCGAGCCAATAGAGCGAAACCCTTGGTAAATTTACTTTAGTTGTATGGAAAACAATATTTCATTTGCGCTTCATAAGCTTGTATGCGTAAAATTTGAGCAAGTCTAATTTTAAGGCATTTTCGTCTGTATGGGCGACCGAAGCACGAAAATATTTATAGAACGATGTTGCATTTTGCTCTTGCAAATTGTTCTTAGTTTAAATCAAGACAGAGGCACAAACCTCCGTCAGTTGCGAGAACAACTGCTTTGATTTCAAGGCGTTGTTGCTGAAAGAAGAGACGGTCGAGCCTTAGCTCCCGCCTGATATATGCTTGTTTCGCCTTTGGCGGACCGCTAGGGGCCATGTGAATGGCCGTCAAACGTCAGGCTGTAAGGTGACAACCACAAGACCACAATTGGAGAGACCAATGTCAGAAGAGACCACGACCCCCGAGATCACACTTGAGCAGCTTTCCGGCGCCTATGCCATGCGTGCCAAATTCTACATGTTCATGTTTGATGTTCTGGTTGAAAATTTTGGCAACGACAAAGCTGTCGAACTGATGAGCGATGCCACCTATCGTCTCGGAGAAGAAATGGGTGAGAAGTTGCAGGCCCATGGCCCGGCCAACATCGAAGGCCTCACGGAGCAGTTCCTGCAGGGCATTCCTTGTCGCGACCATCTGTTTGGCCCCGAACTGCGCAAATGTGACCATGAAGGCATGGAAATCAAATTCCACAAATGCCCGCTGAAAGACAACTGGGTTGCTGCCGGCCGCAAGGGTGAAGCGCTCGAGCTGCTGTGCAAGGCTGCCGGTGCCATTGATGCAGGCATGTTCTCCAAGGCTGGCTTTACCTTCGAAGGCGAGACCTGGAAGATTGGTGACACCGGATGCTGCCGTCTGGTTGTGAAACCAGGTTCTGAAGCAGAAGCAGTTTGAAGAAGATCTTTTTATAATACAGACAGATCCGGCAAATCGGACGTCGAAATGCATGATCCGGAATACCGGACATAAAACAGACCCGTTAAAACGGGCTTCACCTCCCTTTGCCTGATGAACGTCAGGCGCTTAGTACACCGATTACCAACCCATTGGGGAACATCCGCTATGAAACTTTCTCGCAGAACGCTTTTGGCACTCACTGTCGCTTCGGTCATGATTCCAGCAGCTTCCCAGGCTGCCGATAGCATCAAGATCGGCTATCAGTTGCCTCTTACCGGCAACACCGCACAGTATGGTCAGGACTTCAAGGACGCCGCAGAAATCGCGCTTGCCAAATTCAACGCATCCGGCCAGATCGATGTGCCGGTTGAAATCATCTATGAAGACTCCCGCTCTGACGCCAAGGAAGGCGTGACCATCGCCCGTAAATTTGTCGATGACGATGAAATCGTCGGCGTATTGGGTGACTTTACCTCGACTGTTTCCATGGCTGCAGCACAGGTCTACAAGCGCTCTGGCATGGTTCAGCTTTCCCAGACGGCTTCCCATCCGGACTTTGCCAGAATTTCCAAATGGCAGTTCCGCAACATCACCACCCAGAACCAGGAAGGCGCCGTCAACGCCCAGTGGATGATTGATCAGGGTATCACCAAGGTGGCCGTGATTGCAGAACAGACCGACTGGGGTCAGTCTGTGGTCAAGGGCTTCGTTGATCCCTTCAAGGAACTGGGTGGCGAAGTCGTCTACACCGAATTCTTCAACCGTGGTCTGGCTGACTTCCGCTCGATCATCACCAAGATCGAAGAGCAGAAGCCTGAGGCTGTCTACACCGGCTTCTTCTACGAAGATGGTGCCCAGTTCCTCAAACAGGTTGCCCAGCTCAATGCGGATATTCCGGTTTACTCCACCTCTGCAGCCTATAACGACAAGCTGATCGAGCTGGCCGGTGAAGCAGCCGAAGGTCTCAAGCTGACCGCCACCTTCCTGCCGACTCGTACGGATGCCAACGTGACCGAATTCGTCACCGAATGGAAAAAAGCTCATGACAATGCGCCAGGTCAGTTCCCGGCACAGGCCTATGATGCGGTCAACATCATGCTTGCAGCCGTTGCCAAGGCCTATCCGGACGTAACCCGCGACAGCCTGCGTGACGCAGTCGCCGCCACCAAGGACTTCCCCGGTGTAACCGGCAACACCTCCTTTGACGAAAATGGTGAACCCCTCAAGGAACTCACGAAAGCCACCGTCAAAGACGGCGTGTTCGTAGAAGTCAAGTAATCCTATCCCCCATCCCGCCCGGAGCTGAGCCTTCGGGCGGGTGGCAATAAGAGAAAAGGGGGACCGTGTGTTCGATCCTTATTTTTTGCAGCAGCTCGCCATTGGCGTCTCGCTGGGTATGATTTATGCGTTGATGGCGATCGGTTTCACGCTTATTTTCGGCGTGCTCAATGTGGTGAACTTTGCCCATGGTGAAGTCTACACGATCGGGGCCTTTGCCGGTCTTATGGCCATTACCGCATTTGCGCCGCCACTTCTGGTGGTGCTTTTCATTGCACTTGCCGCAGGGGCCTTTGCCGGTTTCGGTCTTGAGCGTCTTGCTTTTCGGCCATTTCGCCGATTTTCCGATGAAGCCTCGCTGAAATCCCGCGCCATGCGTGAAGCCACCCTGATGTCTTCTCTGGCCATGTCCATCATTGCCCGCGAAGCGATGGAATTGATTTTCGGCTCGCAGTTCCAGTCTGTCGATCTGGCCTACCTGATCAACAAACCGATCGAGATCGGCCCGATCACCATCGTCAATGGTGACCTGATTATTCTCGGTATCACGCTCCTGATGCTGGCCGGATTGCAATGGCTGCTCAAGAAGAGCCCCATCGGCATGTCCATCCGCGCAGTTTCCAACAATGCGCTCGGTGCCAAATATTGCGGCATCAATACCGACCGGACGATTATTTTTACCTTCATCATCGGTTCGGGCATGGGGGCATTGGCCGGTATTCTCGTCGGGCTTTATTATGGCGCTATCTTCCCCGCCATGGGCTTCACTCCGGGTATCAAGGCCTTTGTTGCCATGGTCATGGGCGGCCTTAGCTCCATTCCGGGCGCTGTGGTCTCCGCCATGATCCTTGGTTTGGCCGAGAGTATTTCAACCAGCTTTATGCCGTCTGTCTGGTCTGACATGGTTGCCTATGCCTTCTTGTTGGCCACGCTGATCTTCTTCCCACAAGGTCTCTTCGGAGCAAGGAGGGAACGTGTCTAAGCCGCTTCTCATCAAACTCCTGCTTCTGGTTATTGTCTTCGCCGTGGTACCCTTCGCCCTCGAAGGTTTTGGCAAGGGATATTATTACCAGATCGCCACACTGGCCTTCGTCTTCATGCTGCTGGCCGCGTCCCTGCATCTGGTTACCGGCGTTGCGGGTCTGCTGCATCTGGGCCATGCCTCCCTTTATGGTGTGGGCGCTTATGTGGCCGCGCTGCTCGGCTCCAAATATGGCATCGGCTTTACGATCGGTCTGCCTCTGGCCGGGCTCGGGGCGGCATTCGTTGCCTTTCTGGTTGCGCTGCCGACCATGCGCCTGATGTCGATCTATTTTGCCGTGGCAACGCTTGGTATCGGGCAGATGCTGTTTCTTGTCTTCCAGAACTGGGTTGGGCTGACCAATGGCCCAAATGGGGTGATGCTGTTCGACGGTATTGATCTGTTCGGGGTCGCCATCAACAGTGAATTGGGTATCTATTATGTGGTCGCGGCCGTTTCTGCCGTGTCGATCCTTATTCTCAACCGCCTCAGCCATTCCTACTATGGCAACGCTCTTCGCTCGCTGCGTGAAGATGACCAGTGCACGGCGGCTATGGGTATCAACGTTACCGTGATGAAGATACAGGCCTTCGTGATCTCTGCTTTCTTTGCAGGCATCGCCGGAGCGCTCTGGGCCTACACCACGGGCTATATCTCCCCCAACGACTTCAATTTTTCCCAGTCGATCCTGATCCTGACCATGGTTGTGGTGGGTGGCTTGGGGTCTCTGCCGGGTGTGCTGATTGGTGCCCTGTTGCTGATCCTCCTGCCAGAAGTGCTGCGCTATTTTGGCGATATCCGCAACATTATCGTCGGCCTTCTGATGTTCGGGGCGATCCTGTTCCTGCCCAAGGGCCTGTTCGGCGAAGTGAATGCGCTCAACTTTGCGCGCAGGATTCTCGGTTCGGCATGGTCGGAAGACAATTCTGAGAAAGGGATCGGTTGGAAATGACAGCAATACTTGAACTTGATTCCCTGACCCGTGTCTTCGGCGGCCTGAAGGCCGTGGATAATGTCTCCACCAAGGTGTCTGAGGGCGAATTGTGCGGTTTGATCGGGCCGAACGGGGCGGGCAAAACCACCCTATTCAACCTGATTTCAGGCTTTACGCCGCCATCCTCGGGCGATGTCCGCTTCAAGGGCGAGAGCATCACGGGCCTGCCAGTACACAAGATTGCGCATAAGGGAATGTCCCGTACCTTCCAGAACCTGCGTGTATTCCCCAACATGACCGTTTTCGACAATATCTCCGTCGGGGCTCTGGGCATGATTGGGGTCAGCCCCTTTTCCTCCATCTGGGGCGGCAAGGCCAAGGCAAAGGAAATCTCCGAGCGTAGCTGGGAGATGCTTGAAAAGGTGGGACTTACGGCACATGCAGATGATCTGGCAGCCAACCTGTCTTACGGCAAGCGCAAATATCTTGAAATCGCACGCGCTTTGGCGATGAATCCGGAGTTGCTGATTCTGGACGAGCCTGCCGCAGGCATGAACGATTCCGAAACGGCAGAACTGGCCCAGTTCATCACCGATCTCAACAAGACGGGCCTCACGATCATGCTTGTTGAGCATGACATGGGGCTGGTGATGGGCATCTGTCAGCGCTTGGTGGTGTTGGCGTCCGGCCAGAAGATCGCCGATGATGTGCCTTCCAAGGTGCGTCAGGATCCTGCCGTTCTGGAAGCCTATCTGGGAGGCGACGACTGATGAGCAATATTCTTGAAATAAATAATCTGTCGCTCAAGATCGGCGTTCAGGATATCCTGCATGACGTGACGGTAAAGGTGCCGCAAAAGGGCATTGTCTCAGTTCTGGGCGCCAACGGTGTTGGCAAAACCTCGCTGATGCGCTGCGTCTCGGGCATCTACCATGCCACAGGCGGCGAGATTCTGCTCGACGGTCAGGATATCTCAAAGCTCAAAAGCCATGATATCGTTGAGCGAGGTGTGATGCAGGCGCCCGAAGGCCGACAGATCTTCTCAACCATGACCGTGTTGGAAAATCTGTTGCTGGGTGCAGGGCCGCTTGGAAGACAGGAACTGGATCATGTTTTGACCCTGTTCCCGGTTCTCAAGGAACGCCTTAAACAGCAGGCCGGCTCCATGTCCGGTGGTGAACAGCAGATGCTCTGCATAGGGCGCGCATTGATGCATAAGCCCAAGGTTCTACTGCTTGATGAGCCGTCCCTTGGTCTTGCTCCACGATTGGTGGGCTTCATCTGCGAGCTTGTGACCAGAATTCGCGATGAAGGCTATTCTGTTCTTCTGGTCGAGCAGAATGTGAAGGCTGCTCTGCGCATTTCCGACAAGGCCTATGTCATCGAGCATGGCAAGATCGTCATCGAGGGCGATGCCCACGAGCTGATGAGTGACAAGCGTGTGGCCGACGCCTATCTTGGCGGACATGTGCACGAAGGGTCGTAAGACACATGAGTGATCATCCCGGCGTGTGCACCCTGCCGGGATTTTTCTTCTTCCCGCACCTCCTTCAGAGGGGCCAAACCCTCTGATCTATTGAATTTAACAGATAAACGACGCCGTTTGGTCAGTCTAAACAATGAAAGAAAAGACATGAGCAACCCAGTCACTTTTCCTCCTTCCATCTGGGCCGTCACTGCGCCAGCCCGTACGCAGGCTGCCCCCCTTACCGAGGCGATTGAAACCGACACTGTGGTGATCGGTGGTGGCTTCACGGGGCTGGGCGCTGCCCTGCATCTGGCCAAGGCTGGCAGCGACGTGGTTCTGCTGGAAGGCAAGGCCATCGGCTGGGGCGCATCTGGTCGCAACAACGGGCAGGTGATCCCGACCCTTACAGCCGCTGAACCGGATATGTGGGTGCAGCGCTATGGTGAAACAGGGCGTCTGTTTGCCCAGATGATCGGTGCCTCCGCAAATGTGCTGTTTGATGCCATTCGCGAGGAGGACATCACCTCCCATGCCGATGCTGAACAGACCGGCTGGTTCCAGCCTGCTCACACGCCGGGCCGTACCAAACTGAGCCAGAAACGCGTTGATGCATGGCAGCGCTTCGGCCTTGATGCCCGCTATCTCGATCACAAGGCTACCTCCGACCTGCTCGGCACCGAGCATTGGTATGGCGGCATGCTTGCCCCATCAGGTGGTCATATCAACCCGCTCGGCCTCTCGCGCGGATTGGCGTTGGCTGTGGAGCGGGCCGGTGGCACCATCTATGAAGCGACGCCGGTCTTGTCCTATGAGCATGATGGCACCCAATGGGTCGTCAAGACCGATCAGGGTACTGTGAAGGCGCGCGCGCTGATCTTGGCAACCAACGCCTATACGGGTGAAGTGGTGCCAAAGCTCAACCGCCGTCTGGCCCATTCCATCGTGCCGGTTTCTTCCTGGCAGATGTCCACCGAGCCTCTTAGCGATGAATTGCGCGCTTCGATCCTACCGGGGCGTCAGGCGGTGTCTGATACCCGCGGCGACTTGCGCTTCTTCCATTATGACCGCGACAACCGGCTGATCACCGGCGGCGCCATCATGGGCTTTGGCGATCTTGCTGCCCGCATGGCCCGCAAGGCAGCCAACAATCTGGCAGACAGTTTCCCTCAGCTTGCGCCACCCAAGATGACCCATGTCTGGGAAGGCTATCTTTCCATGAACTGGGATCGCTTCCCACGCGTGCATAGCCTTGGCCCGAATGGCTGGACCTGGATCGGCTGCAATGGTCGTGGTGTTGCGCTTGGCTATTCGCTAGGTCGCGAAATGGCTCGCGCAACCAGCGGCGAAGACCTTGCCTCGCTGGCCCTGCCAACCACCACGCCGCATGCGCTGCCGTTCCACGCCATCGGCCGCGCCATCGCCCCTTACTATCTCGCCTGGTATAAATTCAAGGACCACCGGGAATATAAAAGCTAACAGGACCTGACCATGAACGATATCCCTATTCTGGAACGCCGCCGCATCGAGGCAATGATCTTGAAGCATGTTTTGGATGTGATCACCGAACGCAGCGGCCGCGAAGAGGCGGAAGCTGTGATCGGCGAGACCTGCTCGCGCTCGGCTATCGAGCAGGGCAAGGCCATGGCTGAAGGGCTCGACCACGCCCCGACCCTTTCCGACTTTGCCGACATCCTTCCCAACTGGACCAAGGAAGATGCGCTCCAGATCGAAACGCTGGTAACCGAACCCGAGCAGATGGACTTTAACGTCACCCGCTGTCGCTATGCTGAAATGTACAAGGAAATGGGTCTTGGCGATATCGGCCATCTCTTGTCATGCAACCGTGACGGCGACTTCTGCGTAGGCTATAACCCGGAAATCAAGCTGGATCGCACCCAGACCATCATGAAGGGCGCGTCTCACTGCGATTTCCGTTACAAAATGAAATGAGAAGAGGAAGAGAAGAATATGGCAGTTGATAATTGGGTTTCGCGCGAAATCGAAGATCTGACCGCTTTCCGGCGGGATTTGCACGAAAATCCCGAACTGCTTTACGACCTTAAACGCACCTCGAAAAAAGTGGCTGAAGCGCTGCGCGCCGCTGGCGTGGACGAGGTGGTTGAAGGGCTGGGCAAAACCGGCGTCGTTGGTGTCATCCGTGGCCAGAGTAACAAGTCCGGCCGCACCATCGGTCTGCGGGCTGATATGGATGCCCTGCCCATCGTGGAAGCCACGGGCCTGCCTCACGCTTCCAAGGTTCCCGGCAAGATGCATGCTTGCGGGCATGATGGACACACCACCATGCTGCTGGGCGCTGCCAGACATTTCGTTGAAAGCCGCGCCTTTGATGGTACGGTTCTGGTTATCTTCCAGCCAGCCGAAGAGGGCGGTGCAGGTGCTCAGGCCATGATCGATGATGGCCTGTTCGAGCGCTGGCCCTGTGATGAAGTCTATGGCATGCACAATATTCCCGATGTACCGGTCGGCCATTTCGTCACCGGCAAGGGCCCGAGCATGGCAGCGGTCGACATGTTCGACATCAAGGTGACCGGTCGGGGTGGCCATGCTGCTCAGCCGCACAATGCCATCGATCCGTTCCCGGCTGTGGCTGCCATTATCCAGTCCATCAACGGCATGAGCGCACGCACGGTCAATCCGCTGGATTCCCACGTGGTTTCCCTTTGCGGCATTACCAGCAACGACACCTACAATGTGATCCCCGAAGAGATCAACATCAAGGGCACCGTGCGCACGCTGAATGAAGCCGTCCGCGACCATGTCGAAGAGCGCCTTGGCAAGATCGTGTCTCAGATTGCCGAAGGCAACAATTGCGTCGGCGCGCTTGATTATCGCCGCCTCTATCCGGTGATGGTCAACCATGATGAAGCAACCGAGCATGCCGCACAGGCCGCCCGCGCGGTTTCTGGAGACGATGCTGTCAGCATCGAAATGCCGCCGACCCTCGGCGGTGAGGATTTTGCCTTCATGCTCAACGCCGTGCCGGGTTCCATGATCCATGTGGGCAATGGCCCGTCAGCCCAGTTGCATCATCCCAAATTCGATTTCAATGACGATGTGATCAAGTGGGGCTGTTCCTATTGGGCACAGCTGGTGCGCGATCGCCTACCGCTCTAACCGCTTGGTGTGCCTTGCAATGAGGGGCGAGATCTGACAACAAAGCCGACCGGGATGGGCATCCCTCCGGTCGGCTTTTCTGTGTCTGCCCAAACTGACGGCTATCGCTACGTTAAAACAACTCCAGAGGCTCACGGCCCTACAAGCCAAACCGGATCGGACTTTCCCCTGTTATCCTTGCAAAAATCTTCTTCGCTTGCGGCTTGGGGACTTGATCGTTTTCTAAAACTCTTGCCAGATTTTTTGAAAGGGTCTTGGTTCTCATTGGGGTACGGCGCAGCTGTTCATTCGAAAAAAGGCCCTGATAATAGCCAAGGTAATCACGCCGATTGCGAACGGCTACAGAGAAGTCGGCCTTGTCTGGAGTATTTCCTTTGAAAATATCCAGTACAAAAGGTTTTAAAACGCCGAGAGAATGCATGTGCCGTGGCATACCATGCCCAACTCCGGGAATACGATAGAACTCGCATTCGGGCGAAGCTTCATAAAAACGATGAATATGTTTGCGATCCGGGGCAAGAAGAGGGTCGGCAACAAGAAAAACCTTGGAAACGCCGACTATTCCTTCACTCGCATCATGGAAGGTATTTTCCCAGTTTTCCTTTTTCGCCTTGGGATATCGCGGTTCCCATGGCGCTAACTGCTTGTTTAGCGTTGAAATTGGGTTGAGCAAAATTGCGGAATCGCAGTTGAGGCGCGACGCAAATGCACCAGCGGCGTATCCCCCCATTGATCCCCCATAGCTGATCCTCGAAGAAAATTGACTGAAATTAAAGGCTCTATCAATTTCGTCCAGAAAGTGAAAAAAGCTGGTCCTGCGATACCATGCAGTTGCTCTGGTTTCGAGAAAAGAGATGACGTTGATATCCTTGGAGCGAACGAAATCAAAGCC contains the following coding sequences:
- a CDS encoding FAD-binding oxidoreductase — its product is MSNPVTFPPSIWAVTAPARTQAAPLTEAIETDTVVIGGGFTGLGAALHLAKAGSDVVLLEGKAIGWGASGRNNGQVIPTLTAAEPDMWVQRYGETGRLFAQMIGASANVLFDAIREEDITSHADAEQTGWFQPAHTPGRTKLSQKRVDAWQRFGLDARYLDHKATSDLLGTEHWYGGMLAPSGGHINPLGLSRGLALAVERAGGTIYEATPVLSYEHDGTQWVVKTDQGTVKARALILATNAYTGEVVPKLNRRLAHSIVPVSSWQMSTEPLSDELRASILPGRQAVSDTRGDLRFFHYDRDNRLITGGAIMGFGDLAARMARKAANNLADSFPQLAPPKMTHVWEGYLSMNWDRFPRVHSLGPNGWTWIGCNGRGVALGYSLGREMARATSGEDLASLALPTTTPHALPFHAIGRAIAPYYLAWYKFKDHREYKS
- a CDS encoding L-2-amino-thiazoline-4-carboxylic acid hydrolase, with the protein product MNDIPILERRRIEAMILKHVLDVITERSGREEAEAVIGETCSRSAIEQGKAMAEGLDHAPTLSDFADILPNWTKEDALQIETLVTEPEQMDFNVTRCRYAEMYKEMGLGDIGHLLSCNRDGDFCVGYNPEIKLDRTQTIMKGASHCDFRYKMK
- a CDS encoding M20 aminoacylase family protein, coding for MAVDNWVSREIEDLTAFRRDLHENPELLYDLKRTSKKVAEALRAAGVDEVVEGLGKTGVVGVIRGQSNKSGRTIGLRADMDALPIVEATGLPHASKVPGKMHACGHDGHTTMLLGAARHFVESRAFDGTVLVIFQPAEEGGAGAQAMIDDGLFERWPCDEVYGMHNIPDVPVGHFVTGKGPSMAAVDMFDIKVTGRGGHAAQPHNAIDPFPAVAAIIQSINGMSARTVNPLDSHVVSLCGITSNDTYNVIPEEINIKGTVRTLNEAVRDHVEERLGKIVSQIAEGNNCVGALDYRRLYPVMVNHDEATEHAAQAARAVSGDDAVSIEMPPTLGGEDFAFMLNAVPGSMIHVGNGPSAQLHHPKFDFNDDVIKWGCSYWAQLVRDRLPL